The Deltaproteobacteria bacterium sequence ACCTGCCGCCGCGAGACGAAACATTGATCAACAACTGGTTCGTTTCGGCGACTCGATCAGCCAACATCCTGAAATTCTTTATAAATGAAGGAGGGCTCGACCCCAACCGTCTCTCGGCCTTCGGGTATGCCGGTTACAGACCGGTTGCAGCGAACAACTCTCCTGAAAACAGAAGGCGGAATCGCCGTGTTGACCTGATTCTGGATACGACCCGCCAGATGGCCCTCTGGCGCTATCAAAAGGAATCCTGGAAATTGAAACCGCTCACCTTTAAAGGCTTCACTTTTCATCTTTTTGGCGGAAAGGAAACCCCCTGAGGACGTTATGGCCAGGAAGAAAAGTTCAGAAGACCCGAGCGCTAAGGTCAACCCCTTGGGATGGATGGTGACCTTCTCTGACCTCATTACCTTGTTGCTGACCTTCTTTGTCCTCCTTATTACCATGTCGTCCATGGATGTTAAAACCGTTCGGCAGGCCTTTGAAGCCTTCACCGGCGGCTCCGGGCCTTTCGAATTCGGCAAAAAAGGCAAGATGGAGGACCTGGCCCAAATCATCTCCCTAATCAACCGCGCCTCGCCTCAAACGCTCCTGGAAAACATAAACATCAAGGAAGTCATTTTCAAATTTGATGAGGCTGGTTACCAGCGCCTCATGAAGCTCCTCGAGAAAGATATAAAAGTGAGAGTTACTGAAAAGGGTCTGGCCATTCAGCTGGCTAATTACATCCTTTTCAATGAAGGGGAATCAGGTCTTCGTATGGAGCATCTTCCTCTGCTGCACCGACTGGCCGGGGTTATCCGGGCAGTAGGCCGCTATCCCGTGTCCATCGAAGGGCATACCGATGGAACTGAGGCTGAAGGCGGCTCCGGAGAATTCGCCTGGCAGCTCTCCCTGGCTCGAGCCATTAATATCCTGGAATACTTTACTGAAGATGAAGGCCTTTCTCCAGGCCGGTTTCGAGTGGGAGGATACGGGCCTTCAAAACCGATTTATCCTGACGACATCCCGGAAACTAGGGTCAAGAACCGAAGAATTGAGATAATATTATATAAAGAACAACTTGGTTAGAGGAGTAGTTATGGCTGATGAAGAGAGAGAAGAGGTAACTGAGGAAGCGGCGGGCGGCGGGAAAGGCATGCTGCCTTTATTGATTATCGTGGCGGCCGTGGTGGTGGTGCTCTTGGGAGCGGTTATTGCCTTGCTGATATTTGCTCCTGGTGTGGTTCCTTTTGGGGGAGAAAAGCCGGCCGCTGAGACTGACTCTTCAGTCCAGGAGTCTGCCGCAAAGGAGGAAACTCAGGAGGAAGCTGAAACCCTGGGTATCCTGTACTCTATGCCGCCCTTCATCGTTAATCTGGTTGACCCGACGGTGCAGCGCTACCTGAAGCTCAAAGTGGAATTAGAGCTGAACAACAAAGAAGTTCAAGCCGAGATTGATCTCCGAATGCCTCAGATAAAAGACAGCCTTCTGGTGCTGCTTTCCAGTAAAACTTTTATTGATATTAAAACGGTCGAAGGCAAGATGCGGCTCAGAATGGAGATTATCGGCCGCATCAATAATTTCTTGACAAGTGGCCGCGTAAAAAACGTTTACTTCACTGAATTTGTAGTCCAGTGAGGAACATCGCATGAGCAAGATTTTATCCCAGGACGAGGTGGACGCCCTGTTAACGGGTATGTCCGGTGGTGAGATTGAGACCGGGACAGACGAGATTGAAGAAGATACCAATATCACGGCCTATGATCTGACCAATCAGGACCGTATCATCCGGGGCCGGATGCCCACCCTGGAAATCATAAATGACCGCTTCGCCCGGCTGTTGAGGGCCACGCTCTCCAGCGCTCTGCGCAAGGTGATTGACGTTTCCTCATTCTCCGTTGATATGATCAAGTTCGGAGAATTCATGCGTTCCCTTCCAGTACCGACCAGCTTACACATCTTCAAGATGGACCCTTTAAGAGGACATGGAATTGTGGTTATTGAGACAAAGCTGGTCTTCAACCTGGTGGATAACTTCTTTGGGGGCGCAGGCCTTTCCTTTATCAAAATCGAAGGGCGAGACTTCACGGCCATCGAAAACCAGCTCATTAATAAAGTCATCCTGATGGCCCTCACTGACATGGAAAAGGCTTGGAATCCGGTTCACCCCATCAGCCTCAGCTTCGTCCGTTCGGAAACCAATCCCCAGTTTGCCAGCGTGGTCGCCCCGACCGAGGTGGTTATTGTCATCAAGTTTGAGGTGGAGCTGGAGCAATCTGTGGGCACACTGATCATCTGCATCCCTTACTCAACGATCGAACCAATCCGATCCAAGCTTTACGCCGGGTTCCAGAGTGATCAGCTGGAGATGGATCATGCATGGATTGACCGTTTCATCGAGCGGGTCCGGCAGGCTGAGGTGGAGATCTCGGTCGAACTTGGCCGGGTGAACCTTTCCGGGCGGGAGCTGTTAAACCTGAAAACTGGCGATGTCATACAGCTGCAGCAGAATGTTGATCATCCCCTGACAGCCAGGGTAGCCGGCGTTCCAAAATTTCGCGGCCACACCGGCCTGCATAAAGGCAGTAAGGCCTTTCAGATCATAAACGAAATTAAGGAGTCCAAACCCCAAACATAATGAGGCAAGGAGATAGCCATGTCTGATAACGAAGTCCTGAATCAAGGCGATATTGATAAGCTCATGAGCGAAGATAAAAGCGTGTCAGATGACTTCGATGATTCGCTCAAGGAAGAGGCCGAGGTTGAGACGGCTCAGGCCGAGGAAAAAGAGGCCGCCCCAGCGCACAGTTTTGACGCGCCTCTTGAAGAAAAAGACCGAAAAGCCGAAGGACCGGGCCGCTCCCTCGACTTCATCCTGGACATTCCACTAGAGGTTACCGTTGAACTCGGCCGGACCAAGATGCTCATTAACGACCTGCTCCAACTCGGGCAGGGCTCGGTTATCGAACTGGACAAGCTGGCTGGCGAGCCTCTGGAAATCCTGATCAATAACAAACTGGTCGCTCGAGGAGAGGTTGTGGTTATCAATGAAAAATTCGGCGTACGGCTGACTGACATCGTCAGCCCCATGGAACGGGTGCAGAGCCTGGCCTGAAGACAGGGGTATAAAAAGATGAGCCTTAAAGTCCTGAAACCTGCCGCCGCCGCTCTGGTATTCAAACTGGCTTTGGCCCCCGCTAGGGCCATGGCAGCGGTTGAGGCCCCGGGAACGGAGGCCCCGGACCTATTCACCGCCGGAATCAAAATGGTCTCCTCCCTGCTCCTCCTGGTCGGCGCGCTGCTGCTCATCCTTTACCTTTTCCGGCGTCTAGCCGCGGCGCGGAACGGAACTCTCGGCAGCCACGATGTCATCCATGTTATCGCCACCCGTCATCTCGCGCCAAAAAACTACATCACCGTGGTCGAGATAGGGGATTCGGTCCTGACCCTGGGAGTCACCAGTGAAAATATCTCCTGCCTGGACAAAACGCCTGCCGATTCCTTTATTAAAAAGGCCGCACCCACGACCGGCCAAGGCGCCAAAGGCAGCTTTGCGCATCGCCTAAAGGTCCTGACCAGCCAGACGCCGATATTCTTCAAGGAAACAAAACAGCAATGATTATCGCTCGAAGAAAAAAAGCCTTCTTTTGCGCCATCCTGCTCCTGGTGATAATAGCCGCCGGAGCCGGTTCAGCTCAGGCCCTTCAGATCCCGACCATTAACATCGCGCTTGAGGAAGCCGAAAAACCGGAGCAGGTGGCCACGGTCATAAAAATCCTATTTCTCTTGACGGTCCTGACCCTGGCGCCTTCGATCCTGATCATGATGACCTCTTTTACCCGACTGGCGATTGTTTTTCATTTCCTGCGGCAGGCCATGGGAACCCATCAGTCTCCTCCCAATCAAATCATCGTCGGCCTGGCTCTCTTTCTGACGATTTTCATCATGGCGCCGGTGTGGACCAGGATCAACGAACAGGCCCTGCAGCCTTACATGGCCCGGCAGATCAACGAGGAAAAGGCCTTCAAACTGGCGTCGGTGCCAGTCAGGGAATTCATGTTCAGGCAGACTCGGGAAAACGATCTGGCCCTGTTTATGAATATTTCTCACCTGAAGCGCCCGGCCAATAAGGACGAGGTACCCTTGACCGTCCTCATCCCGGCCTTTGTCATCAGTGAATTGAAAACCGCTTTTACCATTGGTTTCATTCTATACGTGCCTTTTCTAATCATTGACATGGTTGTGGCCTCAGTCCTCCTTTCCATGGGCATGATGATGCTGCCACCCATTATGATCTCTCTCCCCTTTAAGCTCATGCTTTTCGTTCTGGTTGACGGCTGGCATCTGCTTGTTGGGTCCATGGTCAGGAGCTTCGGTTAAGTTATGAGTCCGGATTTCGTTGTCAATTTCGGACGTGAAGCCATCATTATCACTTTAATGCTGGCTTTACCCATGCTCGGCCTCGGTTTGATCGTCGGCCTGATCGTTTCCATCTTTCAGGCCGTAACCTCGATCCAGGAGATGACGCTGACTTTTATTCCCAAGATTCTGGCGATCATGATCGCCTTGATCATCTTTGCACCCTGGATGATGGAAAAACTGCTTACATTCACTCAGAACGTGATCATAAACATCCCGACCTATGTCAGATAAGGCTGAAGATGGCGCTTACATCTTTTAATGCAGCGGAATTCATGGCCTTTACCCTCATCCTGATCCGGATCTCGGTCATCCTGGCGGTTGTGCCAATCTTTGGCAGCCGCCTCATTCCGCCCCAGATCAGAATAGCCCTGACCATGGTCATGACCTTCTTTCTCTGGACCAGGATAAACGTGGACATCTCTTACTTTCCGACCAGTATTCTTGGCTTTATTCCTTTGATCCTGGGTGAAGTCTTCATCGGTCTGGCCATGGCCCTGCTCATCCGGACCATCTTTGCCGGGGTTCAGCTTGCGGGCCAGTATATTGGCTATCAGATGGGCATGGCCATTGCCAATGTCATGGACCCCCAGACCGGGACCCAGGTCTCGATTTTGTCTGAATTCTCCCATGTCCTGGCCCTCTTTATGTTTCTGGCCTTTAACGGCCATTACTTTATCATCAAAGGTCTGGTGGAAAGCTTCGAACTGATCACCCCCGGCCATCTCTTCCCCAACCCGGCTATTTTTGATCTGGTTTCTGGAGCGGCGGCGAAGATGTTCATTATTGCCGTCAAGATCTGTGCGGCCCCTTTTGTCGTCCTGTTTTTCACCAAGGTTTCCATGGGCATCATTGCCAAGATGGTGCCTCAGATGAACGTTCTCTTCGTGGGGCTGCCGCTCTACATTATGATCGGTCTTTTAATCTTTGCGCTTTCTCTCACCTTTTTCCCGCCCATTCTGAAAAAGGCCCTTGCTGACCTCGATCTATCGGTCTTGGCCCTGCTTCGGGCTATGTGAGCAGACCATGGCTGAGGACAAAAGTAGCAAGACGGAAAAACCAACCGCCAAAAGGCGAAGAGAGGCGCGCCAAAAGGGGCAGGTGCCTAAAAGCATGGAACTTAATTCCGTGGTCGTGCTTATGGCCGGTCTCTTTATCCTCTTCTTTCTTTCAGGCCATCTTTATCAACAGTTAACCGGCCTCATGGCCAGCACATTTTCGCAAGCGGCTCAAATACCAATGGAAGGCAAAGATTTCAACATCTTCCTGGTTGGTAAAGCCCGTGACGTCCTGGTCTTACTCATTCCCGTCTTCATTGTTGTCCTCTGCGCGGCCTTAATCACGAACATTCTTCAAGTCGGACTGCTTTTCTCCGGGGCAAGCATCACGCCCAAGCTTTCCAAGCTGAGCCCCATTAAGGGCTTCGCGAGGATTTTCTCCCTGCGCACTCTCATGGAGCTCTTCAAGTCTGTTGCCAAGATTTCTATCATCGCCGCCACGGCCTACCTGACCATCAGAGGCGAGATGGACACTATCCTGGGGCTGGGCCAGCTCGAACCTAAGGAAATCGGCTATTTCGCCGTTCGGATTGCGTTCATTCTCTTCATCAAGACATGCTGGATCATGGTCGCTCTG is a genomic window containing:
- the fliN gene encoding flagellar motor switch protein FliN, producing the protein MSEDKSVSDDFDDSLKEEAEVETAQAEEKEAAPAHSFDAPLEEKDRKAEGPGRSLDFILDIPLEVTVELGRTKMLINDLLQLGQGSVIELDKLAGEPLEILINNKLVARGEVVVINEKFGVRLTDIVSPMERVQSLA
- the fliR gene encoding flagellar biosynthetic protein FliR, which produces MALTSFNAAEFMAFTLILIRISVILAVVPIFGSRLIPPQIRIALTMVMTFFLWTRINVDISYFPTSILGFIPLILGEVFIGLAMALLIRTIFAGVQLAGQYIGYQMGMAIANVMDPQTGTQVSILSEFSHVLALFMFLAFNGHYFIIKGLVESFELITPGHLFPNPAIFDLVSGAAAKMFIIAVKICAAPFVVLFFTKVSMGIIAKMVPQMNVLFVGLPLYIMIGLLIFALSLTFFPPILKKALADLDLSVLALLRAM
- the fliM gene encoding flagellar motor switch protein FliM; this translates as MSKILSQDEVDALLTGMSGGEIETGTDEIEEDTNITAYDLTNQDRIIRGRMPTLEIINDRFARLLRATLSSALRKVIDVSSFSVDMIKFGEFMRSLPVPTSLHIFKMDPLRGHGIVVIETKLVFNLVDNFFGGAGLSFIKIEGRDFTAIENQLINKVILMALTDMEKAWNPVHPISLSFVRSETNPQFASVVAPTEVVIVIKFEVELEQSVGTLIICIPYSTIEPIRSKLYAGFQSDQLEMDHAWIDRFIERVRQAEVEISVELGRVNLSGRELLNLKTGDVIQLQQNVDHPLTARVAGVPKFRGHTGLHKGSKAFQIINEIKESKPQT
- a CDS encoding flagellar basal body-associated FliL family protein — protein: MADEEREEVTEEAAGGGKGMLPLLIIVAAVVVVLLGAVIALLIFAPGVVPFGGEKPAAETDSSVQESAAKEETQEEAETLGILYSMPPFIVNLVDPTVQRYLKLKVELELNNKEVQAEIDLRMPQIKDSLLVLLSSKTFIDIKTVEGKMRLRMEIIGRINNFLTSGRVKNVYFTEFVVQ
- the fliQ gene encoding flagellar biosynthesis protein FliQ — its product is MSPDFVVNFGREAIIITLMLALPMLGLGLIVGLIVSIFQAVTSIQEMTLTFIPKILAIMIALIIFAPWMMEKLLTFTQNVIINIPTYVR
- the flhB gene encoding flagellar biosynthesis protein FlhB, whose protein sequence is MAEDKSSKTEKPTAKRRREARQKGQVPKSMELNSVVVLMAGLFILFFLSGHLYQQLTGLMASTFSQAAQIPMEGKDFNIFLVGKARDVLVLLIPVFIVVLCAALITNILQVGLLFSGASITPKLSKLSPIKGFARIFSLRTLMELFKSVAKISIIAATAYLTIRGEMDTILGLGQLEPKEIGYFAVRIAFILFIKTCWIMVALAILDYTFQKWQSERDLKMSREELKEETKQTEGDPHVRARIRAVQREMARRRMMAAVPEADVVVTNPLHLAVALKYDSQETEAPVVVAKGRNIIAEKIKEIAKEHDIPIVENETLARGLFHSVEIGEIIPVEFYEAVADVLAYIYQIKGKVING
- the fliP gene encoding flagellar type III secretion system pore protein FliP (The bacterial flagellar biogenesis protein FliP forms a type III secretion system (T3SS)-type pore required for flagellar assembly.), yielding MIIARRKKAFFCAILLLVIIAAGAGSAQALQIPTINIALEEAEKPEQVATVIKILFLLTVLTLAPSILIMMTSFTRLAIVFHFLRQAMGTHQSPPNQIIVGLALFLTIFIMAPVWTRINEQALQPYMARQINEEKAFKLASVPVREFMFRQTRENDLALFMNISHLKRPANKDEVPLTVLIPAFVISELKTAFTIGFILYVPFLIIDMVVASVLLSMGMMMLPPIMISLPFKLMLFVLVDGWHLLVGSMVRSFG
- a CDS encoding flagellar biosynthetic protein FliO, which translates into the protein MSLKVLKPAAAALVFKLALAPARAMAAVEAPGTEAPDLFTAGIKMVSSLLLLVGALLLILYLFRRLAAARNGTLGSHDVIHVIATRHLAPKNYITVVEIGDSVLTLGVTSENISCLDKTPADSFIKKAAPTTGQGAKGSFAHRLKVLTSQTPIFFKETKQQ
- a CDS encoding flagellar motor protein MotB; the protein is MARKKSSEDPSAKVNPLGWMVTFSDLITLLLTFFVLLITMSSMDVKTVRQAFEAFTGGSGPFEFGKKGKMEDLAQIISLINRASPQTLLENINIKEVIFKFDEAGYQRLMKLLEKDIKVRVTEKGLAIQLANYILFNEGESGLRMEHLPLLHRLAGVIRAVGRYPVSIEGHTDGTEAEGGSGEFAWQLSLARAINILEYFTEDEGLSPGRFRVGGYGPSKPIYPDDIPETRVKNRRIEIILYKEQLG